In Haliscomenobacter hydrossis DSM 1100, the DNA window AAATCGAAACGTTTGTTGGCTTTGATTAAGGCGTTGGCCATGCGGATGGTGAGGCCAGGGTGCACGTTATTGTCGATGTCGCCGGTACAAATCAGCAGTTTACCCTTGAGGTTTTTGGCCAAATCGGTATTTTTGTCGATGTCGTACTCAAAAGTGATGTTGCCTTTGGCGTCCTTCACTTCTTTGACGCCGTCGTGTTTTTCACTCCACCAACGGTTGTAGATGTTGTTCTCGTGGTTACCGGAGGAAGATACCGCTACTTTAAAAAAGTCGGGATACACCAGCATGGCCGCAGTTGACATGAAGCCGCCGCCGGAGTGCCCAAAAATGCCCACTTTGCTGATGTCGATAAAGGGGTGGCGGTCAGCCAGTTGTTCGGCGGCTACTTTTTTATCTTCCAGGCCGTAGTCACGCAAGTTGCCATAGCCATAGTTGTGGTACCACTTGGAACGACTCGGATGCCCGCCGCGGTTGCCGATGGTGATCACAATAAAGCCCAACTGCGCCTGCCGATCGGTGCGATCCATGCCCACCGAGAAGGACTTGTTGACCGCTTCGGTTTGTGGCCCCGGATACACGTACTCGATGATCGGGTATTTGAGGGTAGAGTCAAAATCAAAAGGTTTGTACATCACGCCATGCAAGTCGGTGATGCCGTCTGCGGCTTTGACTACAAAAGGCTCGGGGAATCGGTAGCCTGCGGCAAAAAGCTGGGACAGGTCGGCGGTTTCGAGGTCCATCACTTTGTTGCCCAGGTTGTCGAGTAGTTCTGACTTCGGCGTGGTATTGACGCGGGAGAAGTTGTTGATAAAAAACGTATTGGCGTCGTTGTTGGAAGTGGTATGGTTGAAGTCGCCCTTGCTGAGGAGCTTCAAACCCGTCCCATCAAAATTGACGCGGTAAAGGTGGGTAAAATAGGGGTCTTCACCCGGCTCGCGGCCATTGGCCAGGAAGTAGAGCACTCGATTTTTGCTGTCAATCGCTTCGATGCTTTCGCAGTGGTACGGGCCGGAAGTGATTTGGTTTTTGAGTTTACCGGTTTTGTCGTGAAGGTAAAAATGGGCCCAACCATCTTGTTCCGACCAGTGGATGTATTCTTCGCCATTGTTGACCAAACCCAGGTCGCGGGTTTCCACATAAGTATTCAACCGTTCTTCAATCAGGGTTTTTACCGTACCCAGTTTGGTGTCGGCCACACAGATGTCGATGCGTTTGAGGTCGCGGCTGGTCCGGGTGAAGTAGAGTTGGTCTGAGTTGGGGGCCAGCCATATGTCAGGTTTAAAGTCATCATCACGATTTTTGGCCAGATCTGGGGCATACATCAAGGAAAGAGACTGGTCTTTAAAATCTTTAGCGGTATCTGCCTTTACCTTAACCCGTTCTTTGGATGGAAAATCAAAAATCAAGATTTCCGGTTGAGGAGCTTCTTTCTCACCGGGCATGTGGTATTTGTAGGTCTCCAGCGTGGGGCGTGGCTCGGCGATGGAGTTGATGACCCAGAGGTCTTTGACCTTGCGGCTATCGGTGCGGATGAGGGCAAATTTTTTAGAATCGGGTGAAAAAACCACGTTTACACTTTGACGTTTGCCTTTGTTTTTTTCTTTATCTTGGTCGGTTTGGCCAAAAGAACCACTATGAAAGCCGTAGTATTGTTCGCCATCGGTGGTCAACTGGTTTTCAACAATGGTGGTATCCTTGTCCTTTTTGACGGCCTTCAGGAAGTTGGCCTTGTCCATCCAGTAGAGGTTGTAGTTTTTGGAAAAAAGGACGTAAGACGAATCGGGAGCGATGGTAGCCCAGGCGGGTTTTTCCTTGGGCTTTTTGTAATCCTCCAGCAGTTTGAGCACACCCGTGTTGAGGTCGTATTCGAAATAAAAGGTGCGTTTTACCTTCTTGGGCGGTGCGTCAGATTTTTTTTCCTTCATGTCGTCCTCTTCTTCGTCCTTCTTTTCATCTTCTTCCGCGAGTTTACTTTTGACCTCAAAACGAATGGCGGTTTCTTTGTTGATGAACTTCAGGCTGGTGATGTCCAGGTGCTGGGCGTCGAAGGGGTCTTTGGACAGGCGCGACATGTCGGCGGCCATTTTCACGTTGTCAAACAGGACTTTTTTGAGCTTTTTCGCGGGGTCAACCAGGTAATAGGTTCGCCCTTGGCTGGTTTCGTAGGAATACCAAAAACGTTCACTCTCCTTGAGCCAGTGTGGGCTGACGCTGGTGGAGAACACCATTTTTTCAACTTTGGAGGCGGCAAAACGGGCGGCCAGGTCGTAATTGGCTTTGGTAAGGGGTTTGTTTTGGGCTGACCCTGCAATGGCCATACCCAAAACAAACAGGGTGATAACGAGATTTTTCATGCTTGTCCGAAATTTTGCTATCGAAGATAGATAAATCTATTAGATGGCGTAAACCGGAGTTCTTTCGCAGCATAAAAATTCATCGCATATGATTATTCCTGGACAGAAATGTACTTACACAACGCGATTTTCAAATCGGTGGTGCGGAACAAATACTGTCCAAACAACTGCCGCCCGGCGTTGATGCTGATGAAAATATAGGTTTGTTTGGAGGGGACGTACAAAACCTCGGTGGTGCCGCCGATGTTGTCCCCCTCGTGACCATAGGAGGGAATGCCCTTGATGTATTCGAAATATTCCAGGCCCAAGCCGTAGTCGGGCTCGGTAGACTGCTTGCCCTGAATCCACTGCCGCATTTCGTTGAGCGAACTTTGGCTGACTACTTTCCCGTTCATCAAGGCTTCCATAAACCGGATGATGTCCGCTCCATTGGCCGCAATGCCGCCGTACCCCATCAAGGTGTGGGAAATGGCGTGGTTCCATTTGGTACAGTTTTCCAATTCCCCATTGTTGAACCGTTCGAAGTAGTAGTTCGGAAAACCCAGGGTTTGTACCTGGCTTTCTGTGACCGGATAGTACGTATCTTTCAAACCCAGCGGTTGCAAAATCTCGGTGTGTAGCAATTCTCCCCAGGTTTTTCCACTCACTTTTTCCAAAATGAGCTGCAACAAGAGGTAATTGGTGTTGGAATAAAAGAAATCCGTGCCAGGTGCAAAAATGGATTTGGCGTCAAAGGCGTATTCCAGCTGTTCCAGCTTATCCGGTTGTTTAAAGGGGTGGTTGAATTGCGCCAAAAAATAGCCGGGGCTAGCCGTAAAGTTATCCAAGCCTGAGCTGTGGTTCAGCAGCATGCGCAGCGTGATGTTTTGACTTTGGGCAAACCGATCGCTGATGTTGCGTGGCAAATAATGCCGAATGGAACTGTCGAGCTGGATCAATCCCCGTTCTTTCAGTTTCATCACCAGCGTTGCGGTATATACTTTGCTGATGCTGTATACCCAGGCCACCATGCCGTCTTGCATGGGTTTGTTTTCTTCTATTTTGGCGTAGCCAGCGTTCACAACCGTCCAACCTTCGGGACTTTTTACCATGACCTGCACGCCGGGTACACCCCGGTCAATGTGGCGCTGCGCAATGGCCCGGATTGAATCCGTGAGCGGATGTTGTGGGTTTACGGGTAGATTTCCGCTTACCGTGGCTACTGCAGTGCTGTAAATGTCTTTGTCACAGCTCCAGGTGGACACCAACAAGATGAACAGGAAAAAATGGATAGATAGGATTTTCATGGTTTGGATTATTTAAGGTTAGGTGAAAATTTGAAGCCGCCCACCAATGCCGTCACCGGGAGGGGGCTCAAATCGGGGCTGTAACCCATCAGCAGATTGGTTTGATAGGCCACATAAGGTGTGAATTGACCATGCCCAGCGTTGATGCCTTTAAAACCCAGGGCCAAACGCAAGGGAACCTGCACCACCCCTTTGAATTTTTTTCCATGCACCCAGGCTTCACCATTCCATTCCCGAGGAGCGGAGGGGTGATAGGCCCATTGGTAGCCAATGCCCGTACCTATGCTGGGTTGCAGGGATTTCCCCAAAGTTGGTTCATAACGAATTTGGGTTTGGGCAAAAAGTCCGTCCCCCTGATGCGCATTGCGCGAATAGCCGAGGGTGACTCCAGCTTGTACGGTTTGTTTTTCTCCCAGGCCGCGGTAAAGCCCCAACATGACGATGGGTTTGGGGGCCGAAAATTTGGCACCAATGCCTGGCAAAAAAAAGGAGTGTAAACCAATGCTCAGGTCAAAGCTGGTTCTGGACAGGTTTTGTGCCTCGGCACGTAGGCCACAGGTCAGGCAAAACAACAGGCTCAACAGGCCGTAGCGAAAAATTAGATCCTTCATAAGTGACAACAGTTTAGGTGGAGATGATTTCAGTTGTTGGTACAAAAGTGCAAGTCTGCGCTCAAGCCCAAAAGCAGCATTGGCCTTAAGTCGCCGATTACTGTACTCAAGCTGCTTTTTGACAAACTGAAGGTATTTAGTGCCCCGAGGATACATTGAAACCTAAAAAGTCGGATTAAAGGGAAGAAAAAGACGGTTCAGGTTACTTTTAGGCGTTTCGGGTCAATGGGCAATTGCCAAAACCAATAGGCTGGTGTATTTTTGAACAATGAAAAATCAATACCGCTGGTTTATACTGTTTGCAGTGGCGCTGGCATTCATTTTTTCCAATGCCTTCACCTTATTTCAGGACAACAGCAAGAGTATCAGCATACGTCTCTTGTACCTCTTGGCCGTTGCTGCGGCCATTGCGCTCCATTTCACCTTTTTGTACGGCGTAGCGGTGGTGTTACAACGCGTTGCCCCAGGGTTAACCTTGACCAAACAACGCATTGCGGCTACCCTATTGATCGCGGTTCCCTTGGTGACTGTGCTGATGATGCTTACCGATGCCGGGCAAACCCTGCTGCAAGGGCAAAAATTGAGCGCATTTGAGCCATTGGCCATAGCCGCATCTTTTTTTCAGGCTGCTGCCATTGGCATGTTTGTCGTAGGGCTCAGTGAAGCGGTGTACCAGTATGAGCAATTGCAAAAAACCGAAAAAGAAAAAGAAGACCTCTTACGGCTCAATATTTTGGCGCAGTACGATAGTCTCAAGCAACAGGTCAACCCGCATTTTTTGTTCAATAGCCTGAACAGCCTAAGTTCGCTGATTGGACAAGACCCCGATAAAGCCGAGCTTTTTGTACAGGAAATGAGTCAGGTGTATCGTTATTTGTTGCAAAACAGCCGGGACGAGCTAAGTACCTTGCAGCGGGAACTCAATTTTATCCATTCCTATTTGCATCTCCTGCTCACCCGGTTTGGCACCGCCCTCCAGGTACAGATTGACGTGGCCACTGAATTCCGTGAATTCCGTATTCCACCACTCACACTCCAATTGTTGGTAGAAAACGCAGTGAAACACAATGAAGTTTCCAGTGAAAACCCCCTAAAACTAACCATCAGCATTGATCAGGGCCGACTAAAAGTGAGCAATAATCTTCAGAAACGCATCATCACGGCTTATTCCGAAAAGATCGGCCTGGCCAATATCATGGCCAGATACCGCATCCTGGGTTACCCGGAGGTAGAAGTGATCGACGATGGGGAATCATTCACCGTATTGTTGCCCTTAATTAAGGTTGATGCCCTGAACAATGCGCAATTGCAAGCACCATGACAAAGGAATCATCCCTCAAAATATTCATTGTTGAAGACGAACGGCTGGGACTGGAGCGCTTGATCAAGTTGCTGCACGAACTGGATCCCAGTATTGAAGTATTGGGGCATGCCGAAACCGTAAAGTCAACCGTGTGGTGGCTCCAAAACAACCCTGCCCCCGATCTGCTGCTCCTGGACATCGAGCTGGCGGATGGGCAATGTTTTGAGATTTTTCGCCAGATTGATGTCCAAGTTCCGGTTATTTTTACCACTTCCTACGATGAATACGCCCTGAATGCCTTTAAGGTCAACAGCGTAGATTACCTCTTGAAACCCATCCGCAAGGAAGAGCTGGCGCAAAGTTTGGCCAAATTGCAACGGCTAAAAACCCTTTACACCGGGAAAGAATCGGCCCTCAATGTCGACAAATTGATTGCCAGCCTGAGCAGTTTTCAGCCTCCACAACAGTTTCGGAAGCGCTTTTTGGTCAAACAAGGCCAAAAGTTGCAAGCCATCGAAGTGGAAGAAATCGCCTGGTTTACCACCGATTCAAAAATTTGCTTTTTGCGCACCTGGGAAAATCAGCGTTATGTGGTTGATTATTCGTTGGAGGAATTGGCAGCAATGCTGGATCCCCAGCTGTTTTTTCGGGTCAATCGCAGTTACATCGTACACATCAAAGCCATCAAAGTGATCAACCCCTACTTCAATGGGAAACTCCAACTGCAATTGTCTCCGGCTCCGGAGCAAAATGATGTGATCATCAGCAAAGAAAAAGCTGCCGAATTTAAAAAATGGATGGGAAAGTAAAATTAAAAATGAAACAGGATCATGAGGTTTATACCTGATGATCCTGCTTCACTTTTTGCCCGTAGTACGAGGGGAGTTCAAGGCTAATGCTGGCTCCCGTCCTTATTGCCTTCACAGGCCAAAGCCTTTACGGTAATCGTGTTGGACCTGTAACTGGTCACCCGTTGTCGGGTAGTTTTGTCAATAAAATGGATCAGCACATACAC includes these proteins:
- a CDS encoding sensor histidine kinase encodes the protein MKNQYRWFILFAVALAFIFSNAFTLFQDNSKSISIRLLYLLAVAAAIALHFTFLYGVAVVLQRVAPGLTLTKQRIAATLLIAVPLVTVLMMLTDAGQTLLQGQKLSAFEPLAIAASFFQAAAIGMFVVGLSEAVYQYEQLQKTEKEKEDLLRLNILAQYDSLKQQVNPHFLFNSLNSLSSLIGQDPDKAELFVQEMSQVYRYLLQNSRDELSTLQRELNFIHSYLHLLLTRFGTALQVQIDVATEFREFRIPPLTLQLLVENAVKHNEVSSENPLKLTISIDQGRLKVSNNLQKRIITAYSEKIGLANIMARYRILGYPEVEVIDDGESFTVLLPLIKVDALNNAQLQAP
- a CDS encoding serine hydrolase domain-containing protein gives rise to the protein MKILSIHFFLFILLVSTWSCDKDIYSTAVATVSGNLPVNPQHPLTDSIRAIAQRHIDRGVPGVQVMVKSPEGWTVVNAGYAKIEENKPMQDGMVAWVYSISKVYTATLVMKLKERGLIQLDSSIRHYLPRNISDRFAQSQNITLRMLLNHSSGLDNFTASPGYFLAQFNHPFKQPDKLEQLEYAFDAKSIFAPGTDFFYSNTNYLLLQLILEKVSGKTWGELLHTEILQPLGLKDTYYPVTESQVQTLGFPNYYFERFNNGELENCTKWNHAISHTLMGYGGIAANGADIIRFMEALMNGKVVSQSSLNEMRQWIQGKQSTEPDYGLGLEYFEYIKGIPSYGHEGDNIGGTTEVLYVPSKQTYIFISINAGRQLFGQYLFRTTDLKIALCKYISVQE
- a CDS encoding LytR/AlgR family response regulator transcription factor — protein: MTKESSLKIFIVEDERLGLERLIKLLHELDPSIEVLGHAETVKSTVWWLQNNPAPDLLLLDIELADGQCFEIFRQIDVQVPVIFTTSYDEYALNAFKVNSVDYLLKPIRKEELAQSLAKLQRLKTLYTGKESALNVDKLIASLSSFQPPQQFRKRFLVKQGQKLQAIEVEEIAWFTTDSKICFLRTWENQRYVVDYSLEELAAMLDPQLFFRVNRSYIVHIKAIKVINPYFNGKLQLQLSPAPEQNDVIISKEKAAEFKKWMGK
- a CDS encoding S9 family peptidase, which encodes MKNLVITLFVLGMAIAGSAQNKPLTKANYDLAARFAASKVEKMVFSTSVSPHWLKESERFWYSYETSQGRTYYLVDPAKKLKKVLFDNVKMAADMSRLSKDPFDAQHLDITSLKFINKETAIRFEVKSKLAEEDEKKDEEEDDMKEKKSDAPPKKVKRTFYFEYDLNTGVLKLLEDYKKPKEKPAWATIAPDSSYVLFSKNYNLYWMDKANFLKAVKKDKDTTIVENQLTTDGEQYYGFHSGSFGQTDQDKEKNKGKRQSVNVVFSPDSKKFALIRTDSRKVKDLWVINSIAEPRPTLETYKYHMPGEKEAPQPEILIFDFPSKERVKVKADTAKDFKDQSLSLMYAPDLAKNRDDDFKPDIWLAPNSDQLYFTRTSRDLKRIDICVADTKLGTVKTLIEERLNTYVETRDLGLVNNGEEYIHWSEQDGWAHFYLHDKTGKLKNQITSGPYHCESIEAIDSKNRVLYFLANGREPGEDPYFTHLYRVNFDGTGLKLLSKGDFNHTTSNNDANTFFINNFSRVNTTPKSELLDNLGNKVMDLETADLSQLFAAGYRFPEPFVVKAADGITDLHGVMYKPFDFDSTLKYPIIEYVYPGPQTEAVNKSFSVGMDRTDRQAQLGFIVITIGNRGGHPSRSKWYHNYGYGNLRDYGLEDKKVAAEQLADRHPFIDISKVGIFGHSGGGFMSTAAMLVYPDFFKVAVSSSGNHENNIYNRWWSEKHDGVKEVKDAKGNITFEYDIDKNTDLAKNLKGKLLICTGDIDNNVHPGLTIRMANALIKANKRFDFFVFPGQRHGYADMNEYFFWLRADYFCKHLLGDSEDSTDILQMNRDKPLSTKKP